The nucleotide window TGCCGGTTACCATCATTACAGGCTTTCTTGGCAGTGGCAAGACGACGTTACTCAACCATATCCTGACCAATCAGCAAGGACTGAAAACCGCCGTATTGGTCAACGAGTTTGGCGAAGTCGGCATCGATAACGAACTAATCGTCTCCACCGGCGAGGATATGGTGGAATTAAGCAATGGTTGTATTTGTTGCACCATTAACAACGATTTACTCGATGCCGTTTATAAGATTTTAGAGCGTTCCGAGCAGATCGATTATCTAGTGGTGGAAACCACGGGACTCGCGGACCCTCTACCCGTAGCGCTGACTTTTTTAGGAACCGAACTCCGAGATTTAACTCGCTTAGATTCGATCGTCACTCTGGTGGATTCGGAGAATTACAGTTTGGATCTGTTTAATTCCCAAGCGGCGTACAGTCAGATTGCTTATGGCGATATTATCTTGCTCAACAAAGTAGATCTTGTGGATGAGACGGATGTAGACCTGTTAGAGTGCAAGATTCGGGATATTAAAGCCGATGCCAGAATTTTGCGGACGACGAAATCCCAGGTCCCGCTTCCTTTGATTCTCAGTGTCGGGTTGTTTGAGTCGGATAAGTATTTTAATGACGATCAAATCGCCTCGAAAGGGGAGCATGATCATGATCACGACCATCATGATCATGATCATCATGACCATCATGACCATGAACATCATGACCATTCTGCCTGTGACCATGACCACGGTCATTGCGAGCATGACCACCATGACGAACATCATCACCACTCGAATCATTTGGAGATGGATGGGTTTACGTCGATTTCGTTCGAGAGCGATAAACCCTTGTCGATTCGTCAGTTTCAGTATTTCTTAGATAATCAGTTACCGTCAACGGTATTTCGAGCCAAAGGGATTTTATGGTTTGATGAGAGCGATCGCCGTCATATTTTCCACTTGAGCGGCAAGCGGTTCTCCATTGATGATGATGAGTGGAAAGGTCAACCGAAGACGCAATTGGTGTTCATCGGCCAGAATTTGGATAAGGAAGCCTTGCGATCGCAGTTAAACAAGTGTGTTTGTCTGCCTTCTACTTCTCGCGGCAAAGGGTTTGGGAAAAAATAGAAAGAAGGATTTGGGAAAGAGGGTCGGGTTTTGATGATAGAGTCAAGAGGCGATCGCATTTGTAGAGACAGGAGCGATCGCCTTGATTGCCTATTTATTGAAGGGATATTTTGGGCGATCGGCAATTCATCATCACCCCATCCATCCCGCCTATGCGAGTCGTTATCCAGCGCGTTAAATCTTCTCAAGTAACCGTCGAGGGTCGAATCGTGGGGAAAATCGGACCCGGACTTAATCTCTTGGTTGCCATCAGCGATCGGGATACAGAGACTGAACTCGACTGGATGGCCCGAAAGTGTTTAGAATTGCGGTTATTTCCCGATCCCCAAGGCAATAGCAGTCGGTGGGATCAATCAGTTTTGGATATCCAAGGGCAAGTGTTAGTGGTGAGTCAGTTTACCCTCTACGGGGACTGTCGAAAAGGTCGCCGCCCCTCCTTTGACCGTTCTGCACCCCCAGGGATGGCTGAAGAACTTTACAAGAAATTTGTTCAAAAGTTAAGGGAAAGGGGCTTAACCGTCGAAACTGGAGTGTTTGGGGCGATGATGGAGGTAGATATCGTTAATGATGGACCCGTTACTCTAATTTTAGAGCGGGAGTCCCCGGGTTAAAGAGGAAGTTTCCCATGAGAGAGAGAAAGAGGGAGAGGAAGTGGAGGGGTCTAGGAGCGATCAAAAGCTTGCATCTGTTCCCACAGACGATTGAGGGGAAAATAGATAACCGGTGCCCACAGACTACTGAGAATAGCACAAGCCAGGGCGAGGGGTTGATGGTAGGCCCAAATTTCACTCCAACTGCGATCGCCCAGCCCGCTAAATTGCAACGCCCGAATCGTATCGGCCAACATCGACATTCCAAATACAATTAGAGCCACGGAGATAAAATCTTCCTGGACATATTTTTGCTTTTGCAAGGTAGCCGTCAGATAGCCAACAACCCCCAAACTAACCGCATGAGTCGGTTCTGCCGAAGTCATGGCATCTAGGAGCAGTCCCAATACCACCCCGGCTAAAGCGCCAGGGATCGGCTTGCGCTTGATACTCCAAGCGACGACCCAAATCAACAACCAGTTAGGCGCAACCCCCAACAGTTCCATGCCGGGAAAGCGGGTAGGGAGTAGCAGCAAGCATAACAGGACCGAACCCACAGCGATCGCCGCATTCACGACTAACCGCATTCCCCCAGACAACCGAGACCCGTAACTAAAAGAAGATGTTCTCATCACCGTTCCTAATTTTGCAGTTCCTCAGAATCCTCTGAAGAACCCACCTTTTCATAA belongs to Laspinema palackyanum D2c and includes:
- a CDS encoding CobW family GTP-binding protein, which encodes MQTTATSNPESVAMDAPKYGLPVTIITGFLGSGKTTLLNHILTNQQGLKTAVLVNEFGEVGIDNELIVSTGEDMVELSNGCICCTINNDLLDAVYKILERSEQIDYLVVETTGLADPLPVALTFLGTELRDLTRLDSIVTLVDSENYSLDLFNSQAAYSQIAYGDIILLNKVDLVDETDVDLLECKIRDIKADARILRTTKSQVPLPLILSVGLFESDKYFNDDQIASKGEHDHDHDHHDHDHHDHHDHEHHDHSACDHDHGHCEHDHHDEHHHHSNHLEMDGFTSISFESDKPLSIRQFQYFLDNQLPSTVFRAKGILWFDESDRRHIFHLSGKRFSIDDDEWKGQPKTQLVFIGQNLDKEALRSQLNKCVCLPSTSRGKGFGKK
- the dtd gene encoding D-aminoacyl-tRNA deacylase, producing the protein MRVVIQRVKSSQVTVEGRIVGKIGPGLNLLVAISDRDTETELDWMARKCLELRLFPDPQGNSSRWDQSVLDIQGQVLVVSQFTLYGDCRKGRRPSFDRSAPPGMAEELYKKFVQKLRERGLTVETGVFGAMMEVDIVNDGPVTLILERESPG
- the mreD gene encoding rod shape-determining protein MreD — translated: MRTSSFSYGSRLSGGMRLVVNAAIAVGSVLLCLLLLPTRFPGMELLGVAPNWLLIWVVAWSIKRKPIPGALAGVVLGLLLDAMTSAEPTHAVSLGVVGYLTATLQKQKYVQEDFISVALIVFGMSMLADTIRALQFSGLGDRSWSEIWAYHQPLALACAILSSLWAPVIYFPLNRLWEQMQAFDRS